One region of Phycicoccus sp. M110.8 genomic DNA includes:
- a CDS encoding DEDD exonuclease domain-containing protein, whose translation MQMVQGTFDDLGTALADVTFVVVDLETTGGNPNDSAITEIGAVKVRGGQVLGEFQTLVNPHLPIPPFIQALTGITTAMVADAPRIEVALPAFLEFARGAVLVAHNAGFDVGFLKAAARQQGIEWPRHAVVDTVHLARQLVTRDEARNHKLSSLAALFGASTVPDHRALHDARATVDVLHGLIERVGNLGVRTLEELSSYSSRVSPAQRRKRWLADGLPDAPGVYQFKDGQGRVLYVGTSVNIRTRVRSYFTGSEQRTRMAEMVRIAESVTPIVCATTLEAEVRELRLIAEHKPRYNRRSKSPERATWVKLTVEAFPRLSIVREVRGDGAKYIGPFGSRASAEAAVAAVHEVIPLRQCVQRLSPTRRVGSCALAAMGRCGAPCTGAQSVEEYAVVVRDAVHALVGDSRRVVTALRSRMGTLADQERYEDAGEVRDRLLALVRGIARAQRIAPLAASPEIVAARPAPAGGWEVVVVRHGRLAASTVAPRGADPMPYIDAARASAEMVLPAPWPAPAAIPEETEKILRWLEAPGVRLVDLDGEWTCPVGGAGGARAALEPDAVARRAVPGFVAAS comes from the coding sequence ATGCAGATGGTCCAGGGCACCTTCGACGACTTGGGCACGGCTCTGGCCGATGTCACGTTCGTCGTCGTCGACCTCGAGACCACCGGCGGCAACCCGAACGACAGCGCCATCACCGAGATCGGCGCGGTCAAGGTCCGCGGCGGGCAGGTGCTGGGCGAGTTCCAGACCCTGGTCAACCCGCACCTGCCGATCCCCCCGTTCATCCAGGCGCTCACCGGCATCACGACCGCGATGGTCGCCGACGCCCCCCGCATCGAGGTGGCGCTCCCGGCCTTCCTCGAGTTCGCGCGGGGCGCGGTGCTGGTGGCGCACAACGCCGGCTTCGACGTCGGCTTCCTCAAGGCGGCAGCGCGCCAGCAGGGCATCGAGTGGCCCCGGCACGCGGTCGTCGACACCGTGCACCTGGCCCGCCAGCTGGTCACCCGCGACGAGGCGCGCAACCACAAGCTGTCCTCGCTCGCGGCCCTGTTCGGCGCCTCCACCGTCCCCGACCACCGCGCGCTGCACGACGCCCGCGCGACCGTCGACGTCCTGCACGGCCTCATCGAGCGCGTCGGCAACCTCGGTGTGCGCACCCTCGAGGAGCTGTCCTCCTACAGCTCGCGCGTGAGCCCGGCCCAGCGCCGCAAGCGCTGGCTCGCCGACGGCCTGCCCGACGCCCCGGGCGTCTACCAGTTCAAGGACGGCCAGGGCCGGGTCCTCTACGTCGGCACCTCGGTCAACATCCGCACCCGCGTCCGCAGCTACTTCACCGGCTCCGAGCAGCGCACGCGCATGGCCGAGATGGTGCGGATCGCCGAGAGCGTCACGCCCATCGTCTGCGCCACCACCCTCGAGGCCGAGGTGCGCGAGCTGCGGCTCATCGCCGAGCACAAGCCCCGCTACAACCGCCGCTCCAAGTCCCCCGAGCGCGCGACCTGGGTCAAGCTCACGGTCGAGGCGTTCCCCCGGTTGTCGATCGTCCGCGAGGTGCGCGGCGACGGCGCCAAGTACATCGGCCCGTTCGGCAGCCGCGCCTCCGCCGAGGCGGCCGTCGCCGCCGTGCACGAGGTCATCCCCCTGCGGCAGTGCGTCCAGCGCCTCTCCCCCACGCGCCGGGTCGGCTCGTGCGCGCTGGCCGCCATGGGGCGCTGCGGCGCACCGTGCACCGGAGCCCAGAGCGTCGAGGAGTATGCCGTCGTCGTGCGCGACGCCGTGCACGCCCTCGTCGGCGACTCCCGCCGGGTGGTCACGGCCCTGCGCTCGCGCATGGGCACCCTCGCCGACCAGGAGCGCTACGAGGACGCCGGGGAGGTCAGGGACCGCCTGCTCGCCCTCGTGCGCGGCATCGCCCGCGCCCAGCGCATCGCACCCCTGGCCGCGAGCCCCGAGATCGTGGCCGCGCGGCCCGCGCCGGCCGGCGGCTGGGAGGTCGTCGTCGTCCGCCACGGGCGCCTCGCCGCGAGCACCGTCGCGCCGCGCGGCGCCGACCCCATGCCCTACATCGACGCCGCCCGGGCCAGCGCGGAGATGGTCCTGCCCGCTCCGTGGCCCGCGCCCGCTGCGATCCCCGAGGAGACGGAGAAGATCCTGCGCTGGCTGGAGGCCCCCGGGGTCCGCCTCGTCGACCTCGACGGCGAGTGGACCTGTCCCGTCGGCGGAGCCGGCGGCGCCCGCGCAGCCCTCGAGCCCGACGCCGTGGCGCGCCGCGCCGTCCCGGGGTTCGTCGCGGCGTCCTAG
- a CDS encoding cytochrome c, whose product MNALAARRRHPAAIALLILLGLVVTGLAYSAFAPKPASAATASADQVEQGKKLFLANCATCHGLQAQGTKAGPSLAGVGAAAVDFQVGTGRMPMAAPNVQAPRAVVRFNQDEISAMAAYVASLAPGPAVPDAQYSSGEGGDVAKGAQLFRVNCAMCHNFAGSGGALTRGKYAPSLRNVEGKHIYEAMVTGPQSMPVFNDQNISPESKNDIVAYLHAVDKEENVGGMNLGNLGPVSEGLFAWVFGLGIMVAFAVWLGKKAA is encoded by the coding sequence GTGAACGCACTGGCCGCCCGTCGCCGCCACCCGGCCGCCATCGCCCTGCTGATCCTCCTGGGGCTGGTCGTGACCGGCCTCGCCTACTCGGCCTTCGCCCCCAAGCCGGCCAGCGCCGCCACGGCCTCCGCCGACCAGGTCGAGCAGGGCAAGAAGCTCTTCCTCGCCAACTGCGCCACCTGCCACGGGCTGCAGGCCCAGGGCACCAAGGCGGGCCCGTCGCTCGCCGGTGTCGGTGCGGCTGCCGTCGACTTCCAGGTGGGCACGGGTCGTATGCCGATGGCTGCCCCGAACGTGCAGGCGCCCCGCGCGGTGGTCAGGTTCAACCAGGACGAGATCTCGGCCATGGCCGCGTACGTCGCCTCGCTGGCCCCCGGGCCGGCCGTCCCGGACGCGCAGTACTCCAGCGGTGAGGGCGGCGACGTCGCCAAGGGCGCCCAGCTCTTCCGCGTGAACTGCGCCATGTGCCACAACTTCGCCGGCTCCGGCGGTGCGCTCACCCGGGGCAAGTACGCCCCTAGCCTGCGCAACGTCGAGGGCAAGCACATCTACGAGGCCATGGTCACCGGCCCGCAGTCGATGCCGGTCTTCAACGACCAGAACATCTCCCCCGAGAGCAAGAACGACATCGTGGCCTACCTCCACGCGGTCGACAAGGAGGAGAACGTCGGCGGCATGAACCTCGGCAACCTCGGCCCGGTCTCCGAGGGCCTGTTCGCCTGGGTCTTCGGCCTCGGCATCATGGTGGCGTTCGCGGTCTGGCTCGGGAAGAAGGCCGCATGA
- a CDS encoding SCO7613 C-terminal domain-containing membrane protein, giving the protein MAAIPCPSCGADLPPSPQQCPRCGVRLIGPDAVRLWEVDQALARLSSERRALLAVLSAPATTATGVAPAGVATTGVATTGVAPTGVATTGAAPVVATTGPTAATPGAVPSGAAPGPAPVPGAEAPRPQHRSWTTQQTLLAVGVLLVLVAGSIALAVAWFVIGRWGQVLVMGGLTALACQASLVLSRRRLPSSAEALAVVAGGLLLLDASAARRFGLAGLDGVDVHAYTAVSGLLVALVLAALHQRDRRVAAFGVLSLTAASVAWGAVVTAPERAVPAAVLALLGAALFAPLHLALPATLGVVRRAATGPAAGWLVVGAAIAAGVAADVEPGDLRAQALVADGLLLLVAVLGALVVARVVRARSARLGSRAAVRADWTDRWFSGDWRAVGVLAAVASGTAPLAVLGLSVQLPPVAAAALGMLLAAAVVAVVAVRPLRSRVGQLWLETEAAAAVVATFLATVVHASQPAQACVLAGAAVAAAAVAVMRHSWRSPASAVAAVCAVGTTWLTADLASPTAAVLAVAVAGLALVGGALARPRRAEEVPLGAVGAVALVAALAGALGQGLDRPVVVAVLACATVAGVATAVLRPGLRPATTAVAVVTGTALAREVGLLVSSYAEWASLALTALVLAGLTAWRRHRPEEPVLGGFAVAIGVGALALGLDRGLPHSTAAAAFLYALAALGISVPASRRPVVLVAVVAATTATWVELLHADVTTLEAYTLPPAALLLAAGLWSAQLLGRRSWLVAGPGLAVGLLPSALFTAVDDGLLRPLLAVTVAVVVLAAGAWRRWQALVVVGAAAAVVVAVTQLGPYAVHLPRFLTLGTLGVALLAIGARYEQRREDARHAISWLASLS; this is encoded by the coding sequence ATGGCTGCGATCCCCTGCCCCTCCTGCGGCGCCGACCTGCCACCCAGCCCGCAGCAGTGCCCGCGCTGCGGCGTCCGTCTCATCGGCCCTGACGCCGTCCGGCTGTGGGAGGTCGACCAGGCGCTGGCCCGGCTCTCCAGCGAGCGCCGCGCGCTCCTCGCCGTGCTGTCGGCGCCCGCGACGACCGCCACCGGAGTCGCCCCCGCCGGGGTCGCCACCACCGGAGTCGCCACCACCGGAGTCGCCCCCACTGGAGTCGCCACCACCGGGGCAGCCCCGGTCGTCGCGACCACGGGTCCCACCGCAGCGACGCCGGGCGCCGTGCCCTCGGGAGCAGCTCCCGGTCCCGCGCCCGTCCCCGGAGCCGAGGCACCCCGCCCGCAGCACCGTTCGTGGACGACGCAGCAGACGCTGCTCGCGGTCGGTGTCCTGCTGGTCCTCGTGGCCGGGTCGATCGCCCTGGCCGTGGCGTGGTTCGTCATCGGGCGCTGGGGCCAGGTGCTCGTGATGGGTGGGCTCACGGCCCTCGCCTGCCAGGCCTCGCTGGTGCTGTCGCGGCGCCGCCTGCCCAGCAGCGCCGAGGCCCTCGCCGTCGTCGCCGGCGGCCTGCTCCTGCTCGACGCGTCCGCCGCGCGACGCTTCGGGCTCGCCGGTCTCGACGGCGTCGACGTCCACGCCTACACCGCCGTGTCCGGCCTCCTCGTGGCGCTCGTCCTCGCCGCCCTGCACCAGCGGGACCGGCGGGTCGCGGCCTTCGGGGTGCTCTCGCTCACCGCCGCCTCGGTCGCGTGGGGGGCGGTCGTCACGGCGCCGGAGCGGGCGGTACCCGCCGCGGTGCTGGCGCTGCTCGGCGCCGCCCTGTTCGCGCCGCTGCACCTCGCCCTGCCCGCCACGCTCGGGGTCGTGCGCCGGGCCGCCACCGGGCCGGCAGCGGGCTGGCTCGTCGTCGGGGCCGCGATCGCGGCCGGGGTCGCGGCCGACGTGGAGCCCGGAGACCTCCGGGCGCAGGCCCTCGTGGCCGACGGGCTGCTGCTGCTCGTCGCCGTGCTCGGTGCCCTCGTCGTCGCCCGGGTGGTCCGGGCGCGGTCCGCGCGGCTCGGCTCACGGGCAGCGGTCCGGGCCGACTGGACGGACCGGTGGTTCTCCGGCGACTGGCGTGCGGTCGGCGTCCTCGCCGCCGTCGCCAGCGGGACCGCCCCGCTCGCGGTCCTGGGGCTGTCGGTCCAGCTGCCGCCGGTGGCGGCAGCCGCGCTGGGCATGCTCCTCGCCGCGGCCGTCGTCGCCGTGGTGGCGGTGCGGCCCCTGCGCAGCCGGGTCGGGCAGCTGTGGCTGGAGACCGAGGCCGCTGCAGCCGTGGTCGCCACCTTCCTGGCGACCGTCGTCCACGCCTCACAGCCGGCGCAGGCCTGCGTCCTCGCCGGCGCTGCGGTCGCCGCGGCAGCCGTCGCCGTCATGCGCCACTCCTGGCGTTCCCCGGCGTCCGCCGTCGCCGCGGTCTGCGCGGTCGGCACCACCTGGCTCACCGCCGACCTCGCGAGCCCGACCGCGGCCGTCCTGGCGGTCGCCGTGGCCGGCCTCGCGCTCGTGGGCGGGGCACTCGCGCGGCCCCGACGGGCCGAGGAGGTGCCGCTGGGCGCGGTCGGCGCCGTGGCCCTGGTGGCCGCACTGGCCGGTGCCCTCGGCCAGGGACTCGACCGACCCGTCGTCGTCGCCGTCCTCGCGTGCGCCACGGTCGCCGGGGTCGCCACCGCGGTGCTGCGCCCGGGCCTGCGTCCGGCGACCACCGCGGTCGCCGTGGTCACGGGCACGGCGCTGGCCCGCGAGGTGGGCCTGCTCGTCTCCTCGTACGCCGAGTGGGCCTCGTTGGCGCTCACGGCCCTCGTCCTCGCAGGCCTGACGGCGTGGCGGCGCCACCGGCCCGAGGAGCCCGTCCTCGGCGGCTTCGCGGTCGCGATCGGCGTGGGCGCCCTCGCTCTCGGCCTGGACCGCGGGCTCCCCCATTCCACGGCGGCGGCCGCGTTCCTCTACGCCCTCGCCGCCCTGGGCATCTCGGTGCCGGCGAGCCGGCGTCCGGTGGTGCTGGTCGCCGTCGTCGCCGCCACCACGGCCACCTGGGTCGAGCTGCTGCACGCCGACGTGACGACGCTCGAGGCATACACGCTCCCGCCCGCTGCCCTCCTCCTGGCCGCCGGCCTGTGGTCCGCGCAGCTCCTGGGTCGCCGTTCGTGGCTGGTCGCCGGACCGGGCCTGGCGGTCGGGCTCCTCCCCTCCGCCCTGTTCACCGCGGTCGACGACGGGCTCCTGAGACCGCTGCTGGCCGTCACCGTCGCCGTGGTCGTGCTCGCCGCGGGGGCGTGGCGCCGCTGGCAGGCGCTCGTGGTCGTCGGCGCCGCCGCCGCGGTCGTCGTGGCGGTCACCCAGCTCGGCCCGTATGCCGTGCACCTGCCGAGGTTCCTCACCCTGGGCACGCTCGGTGTGGCGCTCCTGGCCATCGGGGCGCGGTACGAGCAGCGGCGCGAGGACGCACGGCACGCCATCAGCTGGCTGGCCTCCCTGAGCTGA
- a CDS encoding heme-copper oxidase subunit III, which translates to MAHVATASAVTSEPSRPASIPGHGPVSRPNMVSVGTIVWLASELMFFAGLFAMYFTIRSVEPELWRTSTSVLNVPYASINTLILVISSVWCQLGVHAAEHGKAHRGDAKLLDLKAWGMREWYVLTYVFGAIFVSGQVLEYSELVHENITLSSSAYGSVFYLTTGFHALHVTGGLLAFLLIIGRTFTTRHYSHAQAAGAVVTSYYWHFVDVVWIALFATIYLLK; encoded by the coding sequence ATGGCGCACGTGGCGACAGCATCCGCAGTGACTTCAGAACCCTCGCGCCCGGCGAGCATCCCCGGACACGGCCCCGTCTCCCGGCCCAACATGGTGTCGGTCGGCACGATCGTGTGGCTGGCCAGCGAGCTGATGTTCTTCGCCGGCCTGTTCGCGATGTACTTCACGATCCGCTCGGTGGAGCCGGAGCTGTGGCGCACCTCGACCAGCGTGCTCAACGTGCCCTACGCGAGCATCAACACGCTGATCCTCGTCATCTCCTCGGTGTGGTGCCAGCTCGGCGTCCACGCGGCCGAGCACGGCAAGGCCCACCGCGGCGACGCCAAGCTGCTCGACCTCAAGGCCTGGGGCATGCGCGAGTGGTACGTCCTCACGTACGTCTTCGGCGCGATCTTCGTCTCCGGCCAGGTGCTCGAGTACTCCGAGCTCGTCCACGAGAACATCACGCTCTCCTCCAGCGCGTACGGCTCGGTCTTCTACCTGACCACCGGCTTCCACGCCCTGCACGTGACCGGCGGTCTCCTGGCCTTCCTGCTCATCATCGGCCGCACCTTCACGACCCGGCACTACAGCCACGCCCAGGCAGCGGGCGCGGTCGTGACCTCGTACTACTGGCACTTCGTCGACGTGGTCTGGATCGCGCTGTTCGCGACCATCTACCTGCTGAAGTGA
- the trpD gene encoding anthranilate phosphoribosyltransferase: MDATAPAAFTWPDLLTELIAGRDLTTDQAAWAMGEVMRGEASPVQLAGFLVALRAKGETVDELRGLADMMLEHANRIDVPGPSLDIVGTGGDRSHTVNISTMSSVVIAASGVRVVKHGNRAASSSSGSADVLEALGVDLTLSPERVAEVAHEAGITFCFAQTFHPAMRHAAAARGGLGVATAFNALGPLTNPARPTYAAVGVANAAQAPLMAGVFAGRGTDAAVFRGDDGLDELTLATTSHVWWVRSGRVVERTVDPEQLGLALQPVEALRGADAVHNAQVARDVFAGAHGAPRDAVVLNAGLALALTEPDRGTSDADFTAQVRTGMDRAEHALDSGAAQQRLEAWAAATRR; the protein is encoded by the coding sequence GTGGACGCCACGGCTCCGGCCGCCTTCACGTGGCCGGACCTGCTCACCGAGCTGATCGCGGGCCGCGACCTCACCACCGACCAGGCCGCGTGGGCGATGGGTGAGGTGATGCGCGGCGAGGCGTCGCCGGTCCAGCTCGCCGGGTTCCTCGTGGCCCTGCGTGCCAAGGGCGAGACCGTCGACGAGCTGCGCGGCCTCGCCGACATGATGCTCGAGCACGCGAACCGCATCGACGTGCCGGGGCCCAGCCTCGACATCGTCGGCACCGGTGGCGACCGCTCGCACACGGTGAACATCTCCACGATGTCCTCCGTCGTCATCGCGGCGAGCGGGGTGCGTGTCGTCAAGCACGGCAACCGTGCCGCCTCGTCGTCCTCCGGCTCGGCCGACGTGCTGGAGGCCCTCGGCGTCGACCTCACCCTGTCGCCCGAGCGGGTGGCCGAGGTCGCGCACGAGGCCGGGATCACCTTCTGCTTCGCCCAGACCTTCCACCCCGCCATGCGGCACGCCGCCGCGGCTCGTGGCGGGCTGGGCGTCGCCACGGCCTTCAACGCCCTCGGCCCGCTCACCAACCCGGCCCGTCCGACGTATGCCGCGGTGGGCGTCGCCAACGCGGCCCAGGCGCCGCTCATGGCCGGCGTCTTCGCCGGGCGCGGCACTGATGCCGCCGTCTTCCGCGGCGACGACGGCCTCGACGAGCTCACCCTGGCGACCACCTCGCACGTGTGGTGGGTGCGCAGCGGTCGCGTCGTGGAGCGCACGGTCGACCCCGAGCAGCTCGGCCTCGCCCTGCAGCCGGTCGAGGCGCTGCGTGGCGCCGACGCGGTGCACAACGCCCAGGTCGCGCGCGACGTCTTCGCCGGTGCGCACGGTGCGCCCCGTGACGCGGTGGTCCTCAACGCCGGGCTCGCACTGGCCCTCACCGAGCCGGACCGCGGGACGTCCGACGCCGACTTCACGGCGCAGGTCCGCACGGGCATGGACCGGGCCGAGCACGCGCTCGACTCCGGTGCTGCCCAGCAGCGGCTCGAGGCCTGGGCAGCGGCCACCCGTCGCTGA
- a CDS encoding Lrp/AsnC family transcriptional regulator: protein MITAIVLVNADVDRIPEVAQAIAELDGVSEVYSVAGDADLIAMVRVREHEELNDVIAGRLNKVQGVIGTNTHIAFRTYSRHDLEAAFSLGLDGD from the coding sequence GTGATCACCGCCATCGTTCTCGTCAACGCCGACGTCGACCGCATCCCCGAGGTGGCCCAGGCCATCGCCGAGCTCGACGGGGTGTCGGAGGTCTACTCCGTGGCCGGCGACGCCGACCTCATCGCCATGGTGCGGGTGCGCGAGCACGAGGAGCTCAACGACGTGATCGCCGGCCGGCTCAACAAGGTGCAGGGCGTCATCGGCACCAACACCCACATCGCCTTCCGCACGTACTCGCGCCACGACCTCGAGGCTGCCTTCAGCCTGGGGCTCGACGGGGACTAG
- a CDS encoding AMP-dependent synthetase/ligase, producing the protein MQEHVAPPLVPPTTEGSLADLPARNAASNPSAVAFARKEDGRWVDVTARQFNEDVRALAKGLVAAGIRPGDRVAIMSKTRYEWTLTDFAIWTAGAVTVPIYETSSAEQVAWILSDSGAKAIMLETPAHEAGLDEVRDQLGSVEHVWQIDAGAIDELTAAGASVSDEDLAAATAGIDRSSTATIIYTSGTTGRPKGVQLTHDNFLALADNAITKLKAVVQAEGASTLLFLPLAHVFARFIQVLCVAGEAKMGHSADIKNLLDDFAAFKPTFILSVPRVFEKIYNSAEAKATSEGKGKIFATAADTAIAWSSAQDTGGAGIGLRVRHALFDRLVYSKLRAAMGGQVMYAVSGGAPLGTRLGHFFRGIGVTVLEGYGLTETTAPATVNVPDRVKIGTVGAPLPGVGIRIADDGEILIRGNNVFAGYHNNDDATSDAVRDGWFHTGDIGELDEDGYLKITGRKKELLVTAGGKNVAPAGLEDRLRAHPLVSQCIVVGDQKPFIAALITLDEEMYPTWAKNNGIDGVPFSQAGSNEVVLAELQKAVDDANKSVSKAESIRKFAVLEGDFTEENGYLTPSLKLKRNIVMRDFQDQVEGLYAGAPAK; encoded by the coding sequence GTGCAGGAACACGTCGCGCCCCCGCTCGTCCCCCCGACGACCGAGGGCAGCCTCGCCGACCTTCCCGCGCGCAACGCCGCGTCCAACCCCTCCGCCGTCGCCTTCGCGCGCAAGGAGGACGGCCGCTGGGTCGACGTGACGGCACGGCAGTTCAACGAGGACGTGCGCGCCCTGGCCAAGGGCCTCGTGGCCGCCGGCATCCGCCCCGGCGACCGGGTCGCCATCATGAGCAAGACCCGGTACGAGTGGACCCTGACCGACTTCGCGATCTGGACCGCGGGTGCGGTCACGGTGCCGATCTACGAGACCTCCTCGGCGGAGCAGGTGGCGTGGATCCTGTCGGACTCGGGCGCGAAGGCGATCATGCTCGAGACGCCCGCGCACGAGGCGGGGCTCGACGAGGTCCGCGACCAGCTGGGCAGCGTGGAGCACGTGTGGCAGATCGACGCCGGCGCCATCGACGAGCTCACCGCAGCGGGCGCCTCCGTCAGCGACGAGGACCTCGCGGCGGCCACGGCCGGCATCGACCGCAGCAGCACCGCGACGATCATCTACACCTCGGGCACCACCGGCCGCCCCAAGGGCGTCCAGCTCACCCACGACAACTTCCTGGCCCTGGCCGACAACGCCATCACCAAGCTCAAGGCGGTCGTGCAGGCCGAGGGCGCGTCGACGCTGCTCTTCCTGCCGCTGGCCCACGTGTTCGCGCGCTTCATCCAGGTCCTGTGCGTCGCCGGTGAGGCGAAGATGGGCCACAGCGCCGACATCAAGAACCTGCTCGACGACTTCGCCGCGTTCAAGCCGACGTTCATCCTGTCGGTGCCTCGCGTCTTCGAGAAGATCTACAACTCGGCCGAGGCCAAGGCGACCTCCGAGGGCAAGGGCAAGATCTTCGCCACCGCGGCCGACACCGCGATCGCGTGGTCGAGCGCGCAGGACACCGGGGGCGCCGGGATCGGCCTGCGGGTGCGGCACGCGCTGTTCGACCGGCTCGTCTACTCCAAGCTCCGGGCGGCGATGGGTGGGCAGGTCATGTATGCCGTGTCCGGCGGGGCGCCGCTCGGCACCCGGCTCGGCCACTTCTTCCGTGGCATCGGGGTCACCGTGCTCGAGGGCTACGGCCTGACCGAGACGACCGCACCGGCCACCGTCAACGTGCCCGACCGCGTCAAGATCGGCACGGTCGGCGCACCACTGCCCGGCGTCGGGATCCGCATCGCCGACGACGGCGAGATCCTCATCCGCGGCAACAACGTCTTCGCCGGCTACCACAACAACGACGACGCGACCTCGGACGCGGTCCGCGACGGCTGGTTCCACACCGGCGACATCGGCGAGCTCGACGAGGACGGCTACCTCAAGATCACCGGGCGCAAGAAGGAGCTGCTCGTCACCGCCGGCGGCAAGAACGTCGCCCCCGCGGGGCTCGAGGACCGGCTGCGGGCGCACCCGCTGGTGTCGCAGTGCATCGTCGTCGGCGACCAGAAGCCGTTCATCGCGGCGCTGATCACCCTCGACGAGGAGATGTACCCGACCTGGGCGAAGAACAACGGCATCGACGGCGTCCCGTTCTCCCAGGCGGGCAGCAACGAGGTCGTCCTGGCCGAGCTGCAGAAGGCCGTCGACGACGCCAACAAGTCGGTCTCCAAGGCCGAGTCGATCCGCAAGTTCGCCGTGCTCGAGGGCGACTTCACCGAGGAGAACGGCTACCTCACGCCGAGCCTGAAGCTCAAGCGCAACATCGTGATGCGCGACTTCCAGGACCAGGTCGAGGGGCTGTACGCAGGGGCCCCCGCGAAGTGA
- a CDS encoding pyridoxal phosphate-dependent decarboxylase family protein has translation MDSMHALFHRAADVAADHRAAVGSRPVPAPATLPDLLATLDTTLQDEPRAADRVLDELVTGFGPGVTGSVGPRFFGYVIGGATPAATAADMVAAGWDQCAFNATLSPAAAAAEQVAGRWVTEVLGLPARASVGFVTGAQGANTAGLAAGRHHVLSRAGWDVERDGLLGAPAVRVVASEERHATIDRSLRLLGLGTSCVQEVSAGPNGAMDTTALAEVLGRGSGPVIVCLQAGNVNTGATDDLRAATAVARAHDAWVHVDGAFGLWGAASPATAGQLDGVELADSWSCDAHKWLNVPYDVGLAITAHPDVAAATLSYTAAYLTGHSGTTPLLGDVVPESSRRARGFAVWAALRELGRTGLADLVDRCCAHARRFADGLAAGGAEVVNDVVLNQVLVSFGDDARTDRVVEAVQADGTCWLGGTTWHGRRLMRVSVSNATTTTDDVDQSVAAILRAAAATA, from the coding sequence ATGGACTCGATGCACGCCCTGTTCCACCGGGCCGCCGACGTCGCCGCCGACCACCGCGCCGCTGTCGGCTCGCGGCCCGTGCCGGCCCCGGCGACGCTGCCGGACCTGCTCGCCACGCTCGACACGACGCTCCAGGACGAGCCGCGCGCCGCCGACCGGGTGCTCGACGAGCTCGTCACCGGCTTCGGCCCGGGCGTGACCGGCAGCGTCGGCCCCCGCTTCTTCGGGTACGTCATCGGCGGGGCGACCCCTGCCGCGACGGCCGCCGACATGGTGGCCGCCGGCTGGGACCAGTGCGCGTTCAACGCCACCCTGTCACCGGCGGCCGCGGCCGCCGAGCAGGTCGCCGGCCGCTGGGTCACCGAGGTGCTCGGCCTCCCGGCCCGCGCCTCGGTGGGTTTCGTGACGGGGGCCCAGGGGGCCAACACGGCGGGGCTCGCCGCCGGGCGCCACCACGTGCTGTCGCGGGCGGGCTGGGACGTCGAGCGCGACGGCCTCCTGGGCGCCCCGGCGGTGCGCGTGGTCGCCAGCGAGGAACGGCACGCCACCATCGACCGCAGCCTGCGCCTGCTGGGACTGGGCACGTCCTGCGTGCAGGAGGTGTCCGCCGGTCCGAACGGCGCGATGGACACGACCGCCCTCGCGGAGGTCCTGGGGCGAGGCAGCGGGCCGGTGATCGTGTGCCTGCAGGCCGGGAACGTCAACACCGGAGCGACCGACGACCTGCGGGCGGCGACCGCGGTCGCCCGCGCCCACGACGCGTGGGTGCACGTGGACGGTGCGTTCGGCCTCTGGGGAGCGGCGTCGCCGGCGACGGCGGGGCAGCTCGACGGGGTGGAGCTCGCCGACTCGTGGTCGTGCGACGCCCACAAGTGGCTCAACGTCCCCTACGACGTGGGGCTGGCGATCACGGCCCACCCGGACGTCGCCGCCGCGACGCTGTCGTACACCGCGGCATACCTCACCGGGCACTCGGGCACGACCCCGCTGCTGGGCGACGTCGTCCCGGAGTCGTCCCGCCGGGCTCGAGGCTTCGCGGTCTGGGCGGCCCTGCGCGAGCTGGGGCGCACCGGCCTCGCCGACCTCGTCGACCGCTGCTGCGCCCACGCCCGCCGGTTCGCCGACGGCCTGGCGGCCGGCGGGGCCGAGGTCGTCAACGACGTCGTCCTCAACCAGGTGCTGGTGTCCTTCGGCGACGACGCGCGCACCGACCGCGTGGTCGAGGCGGTCCAGGCCGACGGCACGTGCTGGCTGGGCGGCACGACGTGGCACGGACGACGGTTGATGCGCGTCTCGGTCTCGAACGCCACCACGACGACCGACGACGTCGACCAGTCGGTGGCGGCGATCCTGCGGGCAGCCGCGGCGACGGCCTGA
- a CDS encoding NUDIX hydrolase, whose protein sequence is MSEVLRRRAVRVLVVEPGGTVLMIHGFDPHDPGTTYWYTIGGGVDPGESALEAAVREVWEETGLRVDPARLVGPVHADDVVFPFEGRTVVQQQVYYLLEVPRYAARPVAFEETEVRSTLEVAWVDPQERQRRGETVYPEGLVELLGRDTGTASESTTSAPTSQNWL, encoded by the coding sequence ATGAGCGAGGTCCTGCGCCGCCGGGCGGTGCGCGTGCTCGTCGTCGAGCCGGGTGGGACCGTCCTGATGATCCACGGGTTCGACCCGCACGACCCCGGCACGACCTACTGGTACACGATCGGCGGCGGCGTGGACCCGGGGGAGTCCGCCCTCGAGGCCGCGGTGCGAGAGGTGTGGGAGGAGACCGGACTGCGCGTCGACCCTGCCCGGCTGGTCGGACCGGTGCACGCCGACGACGTCGTGTTCCCCTTCGAGGGGCGGACCGTCGTCCAGCAGCAGGTCTACTACCTGCTGGAGGTGCCTCGGTATGCCGCGCGGCCGGTGGCCTTCGAGGAGACCGAGGTCCGCTCGACCCTCGAGGTGGCCTGGGTGGACCCGCAGGAGCGTCAGCGGCGAGGCGAGACGGTGTACCCCGAAGGGCTCGTCGAGCTGCTCGGGCGCGACACGGGAACTGCGAGCGAGAGCACCACCAGCGCCCCGACGAGCCAGAACTGGTTGTAG